The nucleotide window CATAAAAGTGTCATAACAGTAAAAATTCTCATGAGAAAAGTGGATTCCATGCAAGAAACAACCATTAAATCTTAACCCTAATTAGCTGGTACTGTATGTGTAGATTCTTTGTTCAAATTGTGTAGTTTTCTTGCGCTTTAACGTTCATATAGGGCATGGTGAAACCATTTACCCATACTATTCCTATTTAATCCTCTATGTATGTTGTATACACCTTTTGTCAGATGAGATCATCTAATCTTGTATGATTGTACGCCCATTTTCACATCCGCATTTTTACGACAATCATTTGATGAATATGTTGGGCTATAAAGGCCCAATATCTACACTTATATTTTGGTCTCACAACAATATATGAAGAAATTTTCCAAACCACATATTCCAATCATAAGGCCAAGTTAGAACTACAACATATTAACAGAAAATTGGTTTATGTTCTCGTAACATTGCAAACTATTAAAGCTGGTAGCGAACTTCACCACCTATAGATATTAGTTATTTTCTTGATGAAAAAAAGTTACATCATACCAATTCAAGGCATAAATCTCAAAAATTGGATATAATAGTTTGAAGTTCTAGTCGTCTGAACAGAGCAATTGAGGAGATAAAACTATGATAACAATAGAAAATAGTACAAATGACTTCCTTAGCAAGTAAGTAGAACATACACGGACAATCCAGACCTAAGACAGTATTTGCACAACTACTTTATCTGCGGACCAGtgtatctttatttttagtgaCAGTGTTCAATTACATCCACCTTCAACTAATTGTGGGGCAGCCAAATAGTAAATCTGCACACGAAAGATGGGGGCATGGAGCAGATGAGCTGACACTCACATTGAATGTTGTAGCTGAGATTCAAATATGCAATCTCCAGGTTGTTATTCCTATGTCTCAACCACTCAGATTCAGTctccccaccccaccccaagACAAACCAACCAATATATCTTAGCATTGAATTAGagtattaataaaaaattatactaaccATTCAAAGAACATTACACTACAGATGGATAAATCTGAGGAGTTTTCCAACAGAAGGGGTATTTAAACAAAAAGGCTGGCAACAGACCATGCAAAGAAAATAAGATCATTATTAAATACAAGACAAGAATGAAGAACATCAAAAGCAGCCAAATGCCATATTGAAATGCAGCCATGTATTTAATAGTTAACAAATGAAATTACTGATGGAAGTGTGATTGACGCACTTTACAACACAAGCTGAATCTCCAACGTTTGCACATTGCGCATAAAAATTCCCATCACCATCAGCCCAAACCAGAAGCACTGTTGCAGTACATCCCTGACAGATTTGTTGAAGCAATAAGGAAAATGTTAGTAAAATCTAACAAACTAAAACCTATAACAGCTTTCGCTCCTCCAAAGTAAGAGCATGTAAGTCTAACACTGATGTGCAGCATGAACttaataatcaaataattaagGCAAGAAACATGAGAACAAGGGAAATCTGCACCAGCACATGGATAATGCATATAAATAACTTGATACACACAGAGACACAACTTACATACTTGCAACACACCAAGAGATAAAGCTTTAATCAGGTGAATAATGCATATAAGATTTACAAATTAAGTCTAGGTAAAAACCTCATAGTGGTGGTCTATACTTGCTTCCGTTTGAGAGAACGCCTCTCTAAGAACATCTGAAGCATCAGATTGTGATAATACCCTCTCCCTTCTATATGAATCTGACAGGATGCTAGCAACCATCTGAGGCATTATTCTGTATAAGGACAACAAAAAccataaagataaaattagcaCACAGGAGTGATGAAGAATTTACGAACTAGCAAAGACCAAATAGCAATGCATTCAGGAAATTCAActaaagatttaatttttaaagttcatTCCTTAATTTCAATGACTAAAGAAGATGTGCTATCATCCAGAATATAGAATATTTCGCAACACATTTTCTCCATAATCCAAGAAAATTACAGCTTATATCATTGGCAGAAAATCAAAATTGCTTTGTGACTGGTAAATGATGAAAATATCATGCATGATCTGTGTCAAGATTACCTTTTAATTTTAGTGATGGAGCTGCCTAACGTACTgccttttttatataaatattacgTAACATATCGATTATAACTCACTTGCTGACAGATGCCGCAGCATCTGCTCCTCCGTGTCCGTCGCATATCCCAAACAATCCAAACTACAATGTCAAATATACAAATCTTTTGGTCATTATATTTTTGCCAGAAAAACAATATAAACCTTCCAATTGTAAAACCTTATCCGTTCCCGGAAGAGGCCAATGGTAATAGCAAACATCTTCCATAGGCAGCTTCTTTCCTCCTCGACGTACGGCCATGGCATCTGATGCTATACCAATCCCAAATGGGACCTGATCATTTTGGGATCTAATATGTACCTGGAATTAAAAAATCACATGACAATTAGCACCTACATACACGCCTGCAATCAAACACTAATTATTTGTCACATTTGTTACCCTTTTTTTAAGGTACTTATCACCAATTTTCTATTTTGGTTTTTCTGGGAGACATGTAAACTTTTCTGAAATGCCACCCATTTAAACAGTTTAATGACTAAAATTAAGCATTTCATGATTAATTCACTCCAATATACTAGGTTTTTTTTTGAACAGGTAACTCCAATACACTAGGTTTTCCACCCAAATATTAACAGTAGGTGGCTTGAAGAATCACGGTTGCTCATTGACACTCTTAAGTCTATACAATTGTAAACATATACTATACCAGAATATTATTCATCTTCCTACTACTTCCTCCCCATCCCAAAGAACTAAAATGGGTTACAAGGGCAAACCCGACTAACTTTGGTCTAGATTTAGGTATTGaatgatttcttttttataattggTATTGAACAATTTACATTTTTGTTAATAAAACAAGTAAATTTTGAGATGTGTAAAAAGACATCCAAAAAAAGAAGCTAGAATCTTAAAATATCAACTGAAGTCAAAGAGGATGGGTTCACTCTCCAAAATGTCAGTAGGTGAATCTTCCTGCAAggaagttggttaaacttgtTAGGAATCACTCCTTCTCGCTCTATCCTTAACTCATTTGTTTCATTCAGTCGGGCTTTTATTCCTCTATAGGCCATACAGTACAATCAACTTTCTGGAAATACCAGATATTGCTTTTTAAcaaagaacatatacatatTACAAAACATTTTTTGGATAAACAGTGATATCCACGTCAGCATTTGCACACACCTCGAGTAACTCAATGGATATCTGCTACCTCTCAGCAATGATAACTATGTGAACCAAGACTTGAGCAAAtgcaaaaaaattcaaatagtgTCGCCTCTGCTGGGATTAAAACCTTGGTTCCAAGGCTGTGACTGCACCTTTTTGACCACTAGGATAAGTAAGAGTAAGACAGACACAGACACTACAAGTTTAGCCAGCGAAATAAGAGTGAAGTTGAGGTGAGACAAATATTGAGGTAGCTAAATGTAGATATATTAGTTTTCTAGGTTCAATGTTCCTAAAGAATGGAACGATAGATAAAGATGTTACACATAAGATTAAAGTAGGATGCTTGATATGTGTCTCAGAAGTATTAGGTGATAGGAAGAGTGAATGTTGGGGCTCTTAAGCTCATTATATCCACAAGATGAGTGTTGCAGAGATGCGAATACTCAAATGGATATGCGGTCATACAAGATTAGATAAGATCATAAATGATCACATCCATATAAGGTGCAACCAACACATATAAATGGGAAAATTCTTGAGCTGGTTCAGCCACATGTTACGTAGGCCTCTAGATGCACACGGGTTCTTACATGTGAAAAGATGATTGAAGGTGTAAAAAGAGGAAGAGTTAGACCTAAAATCACATGGAAAGAATTATCTCAATATATTTAGGTTTTCTCTAAATGCAGGCAGATCGCAAAATCTAGAAAACAATGGAAGTTTGAAATCGGTATATGTGATAACAAAAAGAAGACTAGTGCTTATGAGAAGACTCTTACGGTGTGTTTGGTACAGAGGGAACATTTTCTAGCAAATGCTTTCCAAGTTTCCTAAGTATGGTTCCAAACATTTTCTCTAGGCAAACAAGTTCcttaaaatgaggaaaatgacttcccaaATGGAAGTAGGGAAAACAAATCGTGTAAGTGCATTCCAAGTTTATTGTCTCCTCTCCACCCACCCAATCCCCCTAACCCTCACCCCTTGATCATACCCCCATCCTGCCACCCCCGAACCCCCACTCCCCATCCCTACCCACCTCCATAATGTTTTGATAGATAACATAAAAAACTCTTGGATAATAATTTCTTGCTGACTTACCAAACACTAgataagatgaaaaaaaaaacacttattttccaagaaaacaatttctttttttgatgacaagggaaacccgcagccgctaccctttgggtgcgcacagggtaacaAGAAAACAGTTTCTAGGAAATCCATTTCcgtggaaaacattttccttcataccaaacacaccctaagtattttaaagatatGAGCACTAACTAGAGTATATTAGAGAACTCCAGTGTTGCATAATCTTTAAGTACTTAGCATGATATATTTTGGACCCAAACAGAACATTTATGATATCATTCACACCGCCGACTGCATCTAGCTAGGGATTGAGGGGAAGTCCTTGTATTAGATCAacttttttatattgaaaacCCATGCTAGGACTCATACCTTGCATTTGTATCATGCTAAAAGATTACTTCAATCCTAACCtttaccttatcaaaaaaaaaaaaagagattacTTCAATCCCTTCTGAAAGCCTACTTTCTTATTCACCTTGTCATGATTGGTTTCAACTCTCATTTAATCAGGAGAGATCAAATTATCTATGTTTCAGTAGAATAAAGAGCAAACTGTAATTTCCATGATCAATCTGTAGCTCAATCCTTATTTTAATACCTATAGCAGTTAGAACATTCAACATTCTGTTCAAATGAAAAGAACCAATTTGGTTTCTTCATGTGAAATATAGTTTTGGAAAAGAACTTAAAGGCTTCATCAACTTCTATCACCCTCCATTCCTTTTTGGGAACCCCGCACCCTACATCATACAAGTTTACCAGCACCCCCTGAAAATGAACTTCTCAACCCAATACAAAAGCTGCTCAGATCACCACTAACTTGCAAGGGGTAGATTTAGAGCAAGGAGATGGAGGGACAGAGCATGATAGAAATGGTGGACAGATAACATCATTGAGGGAAGCCATGGTGAGAGCACAAAAATGGTGTTTCAAGGAGGCTATATATCTGGCAATTCTGCCTTGGAAGCTTACATGGAAGGTTAAAATACCATATAAAGTGGTAGTTTTTACTTGGTTGGTGGTGAAAGAGGCTGTACTTACACAAGAGAATCTTATGAAGAGGGGAGTACAGTTGTGCCCAAGATGTTGTTTTCTTTATGGGGGTGACAGGGAGGATGCTAGAGCCAGGGTGTTCATTAGTGCCATTGAGTTTCACTTCTTGCTGGTGCTCCTTGACTGTAGGTATCCTTTGTTTTCATAGCAACTCCTTGGTCATCAATTTTGCAACAAATAAATTCTAATAACTTTTCAAATAGCCAGCCTTGAATATAGTTATACATGGAAGTATTAGAAAGCAAAGATACTCTGTTAAAGTTGATGCCCTTTATTTAGTGGGGAGGATCACCAAGGAATTGTTTGtctatttattcatttattttgtggGAGAGGGATGAGTCCATCATCAAATGAAGAACCTTAACATAGTGACAGCAGCACAAAGCCCATTCACTTACAAATATTCTTGAAGTTGTGCCAAGTGTTATTATGTCTCCATTTGCAAGCTCAATTGGATCGCCCCACTGTCTGCTCCCAGAATGAGGATTATGCACAGCATTGGAATTTACTAGTGTGCCATTCAAGCTACCCATGTCAACCAGCTCCCACCTCAATTTCTGAAACAATAGAAGTGAAATGCgtcttctattttattttcttttgcaaattAATAACTAAGAAACAATACAACATGTTAATAACATCTGCCAAGATCCATAAGAATCCCTAATTTTCAATGGACATACATTTATATTCCAGTTTATCATAGCATGCTTGCCAGAAACCTCTGAATCCATTACCAAGATATCACTAGGTGTCACTCTTCCAAGAGTAAGTGGAAGCCTAGATGTATCTGTTGACTGCATGGAATGTTGAAGACCTTGACAGGGTCCTGAGATAACCTCCAGCATGAGGATGCTTCCTGCACTTCTAAAAGGAAAATATGATGACACTATTTACACACACTTCAAATCAAATGAGTGTAAAGAACATCAAGCACTTGTCACAGTGATAGAAGAAATTACTTTGATCTTTTGTATCTTTTGGAGCAAAATCTCCGAACTTCTCATTCTGTATTGCCAAATTCGGTCTGTACTTTACATCCTCTGGTCTGATGTGTTTCTGTTCTTCTGCTAACTGATTAAACACAAGTGGGCGCTTAAGCGTCTGGCCAACAGAAATATCTTCTGACGAATCACAAACATCCAGAACAAAACTGTCGGCTGGAAAAAGCAATTGAAGTTATGAACTATACGGAATAAAAAGCCAATGAACAAGAAAGGAAGGTGTTATATACTATGTGTTAATTGAGGATTTATGGAGGTCAGCCTTTGTTTATGAACAAGTCCTTGTGTCCAGGGTGAACCATAAGCCCCTTGATTCTGGTGACCACCTGCATCATGAGCATAACCTCTAGAATATTCATGACTCTGGCTTTCAACTATATGCAAATCATCTGAAATAAGAGGCCTCTCTATAT belongs to Solanum stenotomum isolate F172 chromosome 1, ASM1918654v1, whole genome shotgun sequence and includes:
- the LOC125846414 gene encoding protein phosphatase 2C 70, whose product is MVKAMPGADDDSSSIAMTTLTTSNNILLSKEAIFIIIVMLLLIIFLILIACKYKPWRFFYSHPVSSNSVFRNKNTIKGEDIERPLISDDLHIVESQSHEYSRGYAHDAGGHQNQGAYGSPWTQGLVHKQRLTSINPQLTHTDSFVLDVCDSSEDISVGQTLKRPLVFNQLAEEQKHIRPEDVKYRPNLAIQNEKFGDFAPKDTKDQRSILMLEVISGPCQGLQHSMQSTDTSRLPLTLGRVTPSDILVMDSEVSGKHAMINWNINKLRWELVDMGSLNGTLVNSNAVHNPHSGSRQWGDPIELANGDIITLGTTSRIFVHIRSQNDQVPFGIGIASDAMAVRRGGKKLPMEDVCYYHWPLPGTDKFGLFGICDGHGGADAAASVSKIMPQMVASILSDSYRRERVLSQSDASDVLREAFSQTEASIDHHYEGCTATVLLVWADGDGNFYAQCANVGDSACVVNIDGKQTKMTEDHRITSHSERLRIQATGEPLKDGETRLCGLNLARMLGDKFLKQQDVRFSSEPYISQVVYIHQASKGFALLASDGFWDVVNVKKAIQLVQQAKERISAEEEISAEKIANSLLSEARTLRTKDNTSIIFLDFDNAHRILSCKLDS